Below is a window of Leisingera sp. S132 DNA.
GCGCTCAGCCGCGGATGGCTGTGATCCGGCGGCTGGCGGCGTTGCCACCAGAAACCAAAACCTGCCGCCGCCGCGGTGCCGCCCAGCAGCATCAGCCGCCGGGTGAGCTTCGGGTTCCCGGGATTCATGTCCGCCATCCTGCCTCCGCTGCTGCTCCTGCCCCTCCGGTCTAGCAGGCCGCCAGCCTTTGATCACCAGAAACAGGCAGAATCCGCCGGTCAAGTTCTTGTTATTGCGCGCCTGCTGCCCAATTATGCCCGTAACGAGCGTATTCACTCTGCCTTTGGCTGCGGCATTCCCGCCGCAATCGGGGCGGCAGGGGTGGTTCTGAGCAACAAAATTGCTTAGCACTGGTCCAAAAAACGACGCGCCAACCCGACAGGAGACTTGCACGTGTCCCTTTTCCTGATTGCGGCCCTGCCCTTTATCGGAGCCGTCTTCCCTGCGCTATTGATCCGCGCCGGACGTAATGCGGCGGCCTCCGCTGCCGGGCTGACGACGCTGCTCGCCTTCATCGGCCTGATGCTGCACATCCCCGCCGTGTTCCGCGGCGAGACGGTCTATGCCGCGGTGGACTGGCTGCCGGCACTCGGCCTCAACGCGCATTTCTTCCTTGATGGGCTCGGTTTCCTGTTTGCCGCGATGATCCTCGGCATCGGCCTTCTGATCATCCTCTACGCCCGATACTACCTGTCGCGCGAAGACCCGATGGGCCAGTTCTACAGCTACCTTCTGCTGTTCCAGGGCGCGATGGTGGGCATCGTTCTGTCCGATAACATCCTGCTGCTGCTGGTGTTCTGGGAGCTCACCTCTCTCAGCTCCTTCCTGCTGATCGGTTACTGGAAGCACCTGCCCGAGGGCCGTCAGGGCGCCCGTATGGCGCTGACCGTCACCGGCTCCGGCGGGCTGGCGATGATTGCCGGCATGCTGATGCTGGGCCATATCGCAGGCTCCTATGACCTCAGCGTGATCCTTCAGAACAAGGAAGCGATCCAGTCCTCGGACCTCTACCTGCCCGCGCTGATCCTGATCCTGCTGGGGGCCTTCACCAAATCGGCCCAGTTCCCGTTCCATTTCTGGCTGCCGCACGCGATGGCCGCCCCGACCCCGGTTTCGGCCTATCTCCACTCCGCCACCATGGTGAAGGCCGGGCTGTTCCTGATGGCGCGCCTGTGGCCGGTACTGGCTGGCACGCCGGAGTGGTTCTACATCGTTGCCACCACCGGCCTTGTGACAATGCTGGTGGGCGCGGTGATTGCGCTGTTCAAGGACGACCTCAAGGCGCTGCTGGCGTTCTCCACCGTCAGCCACCTGGGCCTGATCACCATGCTGCTGGGCTTTGGCACCAAGATCGCCGCAGTGGCCGCGGTCTTCCACATCATCAACCATGCCACCTTCAAGGCGGCGCTGTTCATGACCGCGGGCATCGTCGACCATGAGGCCAGAACCCGCGACATCAAGCGCCTGGGCGGCTTGCGCCACCTGATGCCCGTCACCTTTACCATCGGCACGGTGGCGGCGCTGTCGATGGCGGGCATCCCGCCCCTCAATGGCTTCCTCTCCAAAGAAATGATGCTGGAGGAAACCTCCCACACCATCTGGAACGGCTCGCATCTGCTTGTGCCCGCCCTGGCCACAGTGGCGGCGCTGTTCTCGGCAGCCTATTCCTTCCGCTTCATCGCCCATGTCTTTCTTGGCCCAAAGCGCGAGGATTACCCCGCCCACCCGCATGACCCGAACACCGGCATGTGGATCGGCCCGGCCTTCCTGGTTCTGCTGGTGGTGCTGATCGGCCTCGCCTCGGCCAAAATCGCGGGCCCGATGGTCGCCACCGCCGCCGGCGCGGTTATCGGCGGCGGTGAGCTGCCCTATTACTCGCTCAAGCTCTGGCACGGGCTGACCCCGGCGCTGTACATGTCAGTTGCAGCCACCATCGGCGGCCTGACCCTGCTTGCCCTGCACAAGCCCCTGCAGCGGGCCTGGAACGCTCTGCCCCGGCCTGAAGCCAAGACCATTTTCGAGGCGCTGATCGGCGCCTTTACCCGGCTCAGCCAGTTGGTGACTGAAGGGCTGCACAACGGCGTCCTCACCCGCTACGCAGCCATCATGGTCACCTTCACCGTGGCCATCAGCTATTTCGCCTACCGCGGCGGCACCCTGGGCGTTGAAACCCGCCAGATCCAGGACCCGGGCGCGCTGCCGGTTGTCGGCTGGTTCGCGCTGGTGGTGGCAACCCTCTTCATCGTCGCCAAGCACCGCAACCGCCTGCTGTCGCTGGTGCTGATTGGCGTGGTGGGCCTGGTGGTCTCGATGTCCTTCAACTACCTCTCTGCGCCTGACCTGGCGCTGACCCAGATCTCGGTTGAGGTGGTCACCATCATCCTGATGCTGCTGGCCCTCAACTTCATGCCCAAGGAAACCCCGGTCGAGACCCCGGCCCTCACCCGCCTGCGCGACGGCGCGATTGCGGTGGTGGCCGGCCTTGGCGCGGGCGGGCTGATCTATGCGCTTCTGATGCGCGACTTTGCCTTCCCGACCATCTCGGACTTCCACCTCGCCAATTCCTACAAGGGCGGCGGCGGCACCAATGTGGTGAACGTGATCCTGGTCGACTTCCGCGGCTATGACACCTTTGGCGAAATCATCGTGCTGGGCATCGCCGCCATGGTGATCTTTGCCCTGACCGAGGCGGTGCTGGGCTCAAAGGTCCGCGCCTATCTGCTGAACCGCAAGCCCGACCTGCCGCAGGCGGGCGACGCCCACCCGCTGATGATGGTGGTGGCAACCCGGGTGATGATGCCGCTGGCGCTGATGGTGGCGGCCTATATCTTCTTCCGCGGCCACAACCTGCCAGGCGGCGGCTTCATCGCAGGCCTGGTCGCGGCCATCGCCATCATCATGCAATACATGGCCTCTGGCTTTGCCTGGGCGACCGAGCGGCAGCGCTACCCGTACCACGCCATCATCGGCTCCGGCGTGCTGATCGCCGCCGCCACCGGCATGGGCGCCTGGTTCAATGGCAAGCCGTTCCTGACCAGCGATTTCGGCTACCTGCACTGGCCGCCGCTGGAAGAGTTCGAATGGGCCACCGCCGCGCTGTTTGACCTCGGCGTTTTCCTGGCCGTGGTCGGTGCGGTGCTGCTGGCGCTCGAAAGCCTGTCGCGCTTCGCCTGGCAGCCGGGCATGAGCTCTGAGCACGCAATGGACATCAACCCGGCCCGCGACGCAGCGGCCAAGACCGGGACGGAGGGATAACCATGGAACTTCTCGTTGCCTCTGCCGTGGGCATCCTGACGGCGGCAGGTGTCTACCTGATCCTGCGCCGCCGCAGCTTCCCGGTGATCCTGGGCCTGTCGCTGCTGACTTATGCGGTCAACGTGTTCCTGTTTGCCACCGGCAGGCTGGTCACCGGCGCGCCGCCGATCCTGAACAAGTATGAGGAGGTCGCCTATACCGACCCGCTGCCGCAGGCGCTGGTGCTGACCGCAATCGTGATCTCCTTCGGCATGACCGCCGTCGTGGTGATGATCGCGCTGGGGGCGTTTCTCTCGTCCCGCGATGACGGCACCGCCATGCCGGTTGAGACCGACGGCGCCGAGGAGGACGCATGATGGAGCATCTGCTGATCGCACCGGTGGTGCTGCCCGCCCTTGTCGCGCCTTTCATCATCATGGTGCTGCGCCACCATCTGGACCTGCAGCGGATATTCTCACTGGCCAGCGCGGTGCTGCTGGCCGGCGTCACCCTGGCGCTTGCGGCACAAGCCGCCGATGGCACCGTCAAGGTCTATGAGCTGGGCGACTGGCCCGCGCCCTTTGGCATCGTTCTGGTGCTGGACCGGCTGTCGGCAATGATGATCGTTCTGACGTCGCTGCTGGCTCTGCCGGTGCTGCTCTATGCCATCGGCTCCGGCTGGGACACCCGAGGATCCAACTTCCACGCGCTGTTCCAGTTCCAGCTGATGGGCATCATGGGCGCCTTCTTGACCGGCGACGCCTTTAACCTGTTCGTCTTCTTCGAAGTGCTGCTGATCGCCTCCTACGGGCTGATGATCCATTCCGGCGGAACCCGCCGGTTCCAGGCCGGGGTTCAGTATGTGGTGTTCAACCTCTTGGGCTCCACCCTGTTCCTGTTTGCGCTCGGCACGCTCTACTCAGTTACCGGAACCCTCAACATGGCCGACCTCGCGGTGAAGGTTGCCCAGATCCCGGCAGAGGACACCGCCCTCCTGCGGGTCGGCGCGGTAATGCTGCTTCTGGTGTTTGCCATCAAGGCATCGCTCCTGCCGCTGCACTTCTGGCTGCCTTCGGCCTATGCCAACGCACCGATGCCGGTGGCAGCGCTCTTTGCCATCATGACCAAGGTCGGCGCCTATTCGATCCTGCGCATCTACACGCTGGTCTTCGGGCCTGAAGTTGAGGCCACCGCAGGCCTGACAGAAAGCTGGCTGCTGCCCGCCGCCCTTCTGACCCTTGGCGCCGGTGCCATCGGCGTCCTCGGCTCCAAGAAGCTGGGCCGTCTGGCTGCCTTTGGCGCCATCGCCTCTATGGGCACACTCCTGATCGCCATTTCGCTGTTCACCCAGACCG
It encodes the following:
- a CDS encoding monovalent cation/H+ antiporter subunit A, whose product is MSLFLIAALPFIGAVFPALLIRAGRNAAASAAGLTTLLAFIGLMLHIPAVFRGETVYAAVDWLPALGLNAHFFLDGLGFLFAAMILGIGLLIILYARYYLSREDPMGQFYSYLLLFQGAMVGIVLSDNILLLLVFWELTSLSSFLLIGYWKHLPEGRQGARMALTVTGSGGLAMIAGMLMLGHIAGSYDLSVILQNKEAIQSSDLYLPALILILLGAFTKSAQFPFHFWLPHAMAAPTPVSAYLHSATMVKAGLFLMARLWPVLAGTPEWFYIVATTGLVTMLVGAVIALFKDDLKALLAFSTVSHLGLITMLLGFGTKIAAVAAVFHIINHATFKAALFMTAGIVDHEARTRDIKRLGGLRHLMPVTFTIGTVAALSMAGIPPLNGFLSKEMMLEETSHTIWNGSHLLVPALATVAALFSAAYSFRFIAHVFLGPKREDYPAHPHDPNTGMWIGPAFLVLLVVLIGLASAKIAGPMVATAAGAVIGGGELPYYSLKLWHGLTPALYMSVAATIGGLTLLALHKPLQRAWNALPRPEAKTIFEALIGAFTRLSQLVTEGLHNGVLTRYAAIMVTFTVAISYFAYRGGTLGVETRQIQDPGALPVVGWFALVVATLFIVAKHRNRLLSLVLIGVVGLVVSMSFNYLSAPDLALTQISVEVVTIILMLLALNFMPKETPVETPALTRLRDGAIAVVAGLGAGGLIYALLMRDFAFPTISDFHLANSYKGGGGTNVVNVILVDFRGYDTFGEIIVLGIAAMVIFALTEAVLGSKVRAYLLNRKPDLPQAGDAHPLMMVVATRVMMPLALMVAAYIFFRGHNLPGGGFIAGLVAAIAIIMQYMASGFAWATERQRYPYHAIIGSGVLIAAATGMGAWFNGKPFLTSDFGYLHWPPLEEFEWATAALFDLGVFLAVVGAVLLALESLSRFAWQPGMSSEHAMDINPARDAAAKTGTEG
- a CDS encoding Na+/H+ antiporter subunit C, which codes for MELLVASAVGILTAAGVYLILRRRSFPVILGLSLLTYAVNVFLFATGRLVTGAPPILNKYEEVAYTDPLPQALVLTAIVISFGMTAVVVMIALGAFLSSRDDGTAMPVETDGAEEDA
- a CDS encoding monovalent cation/H+ antiporter subunit D is translated as MEHLLIAPVVLPALVAPFIIMVLRHHLDLQRIFSLASAVLLAGVTLALAAQAADGTVKVYELGDWPAPFGIVLVLDRLSAMMIVLTSLLALPVLLYAIGSGWDTRGSNFHALFQFQLMGIMGAFLTGDAFNLFVFFEVLLIASYGLMIHSGGTRRFQAGVQYVVFNLLGSTLFLFALGTLYSVTGTLNMADLAVKVAQIPAEDTALLRVGAVMLLLVFAIKASLLPLHFWLPSAYANAPMPVAALFAIMTKVGAYSILRIYTLVFGPEVEATAGLTESWLLPAALLTLGAGAIGVLGSKKLGRLAAFGAIASMGTLLIAISLFTQTAAAAALYYLVHSTLAAALLFLVADLVMERQGPWILPQLPMPQTGLISALFFAAAIALAGMPPLSGFLGKLLVLDATRGAALAPWIWGVILLGSLVTIIGMARAGSLLFWKGHGLPPEDTGTSAEPPVDTLPARPAQLPFVACFGLLGGLVALTVFAGPATRYAEATAAQLYAPSAYIDTVLGRTAE